A genomic region of Penaeus vannamei isolate JL-2024 chromosome 42, ASM4276789v1, whole genome shotgun sequence contains the following coding sequences:
- the LOC138860645 gene encoding uncharacterized protein, producing MASGRDQEAIAGGRVDAVEGAGAGAGVGIGAGAGPGEEAGAGAGPGEEAGAGAGVGTRAEHEAGAGEEVGPGKEAGAGAAVRAGAGPGEEAGAGAGGGTRARQEAGARADEQR from the exons ATGGCCTCTGGGCGGGACCAGGAGGCAATAGCAGGGGGAAGGGTAGATGCAGTAGAAGGGGCAGGGGCAGGTGCAGGAGTAGGTATAGGGGCAGGTGCAGGTCCAGGGGAAGAGGCAGGAGCAGGTGCAGGTCCAGGGGAAGAGGCAGGAGCAGGTGCAGGAGTAGGTACAAGAGCAGAGCATGAAgcaggggcaggggaagaggtAGGTCCAGGGAAGGAAGCAGGGGCAGGTGCAGCAGTACGTGCAGGGGCAGGTCCAGGGGAAGAGGCAGGAGCAG GTGCAGGAGGAGGTACAAGGGCAAGGCAAGAGGCAGGTGCGAGAGCAGATGAGCAGAGGTAG